In a genomic window of Phyllostomus discolor isolate MPI-MPIP mPhyDis1 chromosome 5, mPhyDis1.pri.v3, whole genome shotgun sequence:
- the LOC114496371 gene encoding N-acetyllactosaminide beta-1,6-N-acetylglucosaminyl-transferase isoform X3, with translation MNFWKYYLFAFTVLTVVIFVIVYSSQLILPKRRLNSSSERYSVINACKDALEDKSTFFWEKTLTSPLGSVPCKDYLILNHYITSPLSEEEVAFPLAYVLVIHKDFDTFERLFRAIYMPQNVYCVHVDEKATAEFKKTVWQLLSCFQNAFIASKIEPVVYAGISRLQADLNCLKDLVASEVPWKYVINTCGQDFPLKTNKEIVQYLKGFKGKNITPGVLPPAHAIGRTKYVHQEHIGKDGSFVKNTNILKTSPPHQLTIYFGTAYVALTRDFVNFIFHDKRAIDLLHWSKDTYSPDEHFWVTLNRIPNEEKEVRETEVLCSSPQSLFKAK, from the exons ATGAACTTTTGGAAGTATTACCTTTTTGCTTTCACTGTGCTCACTGTAGTTATTTTTGTGATAGTTTACAGTAGCCAATTAATCCTGCCAAAAAGGAGGTTGAATAGCTCCAGTGAAAGGTATTCTGTAATAAATGCCTGTAAGGATGCCTTAGAAGATAAGTCAACTTTTTTCTGGGAGAAGACGTTGACATCACCTTTGGGAAGTGTTCCTTGCAAGGACTATCTGATCCTGAATCACTACATCACTAGCCCCCTGTCAGAAGAAGAAGTGGCATTCCCTTTGGCATATGTCCTGGTCATCCATAAAGACTTTGATACTTTTGAAAGGCTTTTCAGGGCTATCTACATGCCCCAAAATGTTTACTGTGTTCACGTGGATGAGAAAGCCACAGCAGAGTTTAAGAAAACTGTGTGGCAGTTACTGAGCTGCTTTCAAAATGCTTTTATTGCTTCGAAGATTGAGCCTGTGGTCTATGCCGGCATTTCCAGGCTACAGGCTGACCTGAACTGCCTTAAAGACCTGGTAGCCTCTGAGGTCCCATGGAAGTATGTCATCAACACCTGTGGACAAGATTTCCCCCTGAAAACCAACAAAGAAATAGTTCAGTATCTGAAAGgatttaaagggaaaaacattACACCTGGGGTGCTGCCTCCAGCTCATGCAATTGGTCGGACTAAATATGTCCACCAAGAGCACATAGGGAAAGATGGCTCTTTTGTGAAAAATACTAACATTTTGAAAACCTCACCTCCACATCAGCTGACCATCTACTTTGGCACTGCCTACGTGGCCCTTACCAGAGACTTTGTCAACTTCATCTTCCATGACAAAAGGGCCATTGATCTACTGCACTGGTCAAAAGATACCTATAGTCCTGATGAACATTTCTGGGTGACACTTAATAGGATTCCAA atgaagaaaaagaggttAGAGAGACTGAAGTGCTGTGCTCATCTCCAc agagcTTGTTTAAGGCAAAGTGA